A region from the Acyrthosiphon pisum isolate AL4f chromosome A1, pea_aphid_22Mar2018_4r6ur, whole genome shotgun sequence genome encodes:
- the LOC103310238 gene encoding uncharacterized protein LOC103310238 isoform X4, translating to MATSCFLCVFLICIAVSHGYHSNIGFKSKNGSMLNKSTNDIGTSSAISNTEFFDKEKKIIAHKNEMTKECVLKLVDDQTNILNFKNNYDQNMELTEDEMVEIIGENLRNFCKDKIIILNNFDNNRFSRSKRSTEKKRYQGQTQTQFVSFGSKNSNQETKNGLAEALSQPDLSRATVSGLNGMGQAQSQSSFGECDECPGQDYRTHSTQVDNSHLVRFPSLRPTNSVPQNENSRPYSISNTNRQAPGLQNEENQREHSINGQYPDTYPGSGTNIKLPGNQDHGYGVRPLVDGQYRGSGTNNKLPGNQYQGYGITPSIDGQYTSSGTNNKLPGNQNQGYGINPSIVGQYPGLGTNNNLPGNRDNGYGNEPYSYGQYPDKNQGSDSKNTTELGNIDSGRVYSSANEQNPNLANTNSPEFKKNVNNDAVNPNTYSINSSPFNPSSWEYANKIDSNNPNLDQQINQSGFPNIPSGLGHGILTPHNTPNSEWTRPSYNPQVPVTTSIGHQNKPANYPPIFIPNHQQQMPNVLGQLTPSMPISSDANSQNEQRIKNEAAGTIHNGYPLSSNIHGGQDYTTLNLPSLCNFLYQTCLNAMSNNKKLNEFQITNSQNNERIPNEGKQVGITQVPITQQQGYPLYGGGNNQNQIQPSYGLPQDTLGSGVPYVQHPGYTPSGVNLNPIQTSYGQPQSTLGSGGSGYQQPGYASSGGNINQIQPSYGQSQGALGTGGSGVQQPGYIPSGGNINQIQPSYGHSQGTLGSGGTGYQQPGYASSGGNINSIQPSYSQPQGTLGSGGSGYQQPGYASSGGNINQFQPSFGQPHGTLGSGGSGYQQPGYASSGGNINQNQIQPSYGQSHGTLGSGGIGYQQPGYASSGGNLNPIQPSYGQPQSTLSSGGSGVQQSGNVPSGGNINQIQPQGTLGSGGTGVQQPGYASSGRNINQIQPQGTLGSGGSGVQQSGNVPSGVNINQIQPSYGQPHGTLYSGGTGVQQPGYASSGENLNPIQPSYGQPHGTLGSGGSGVQQSGNVPSGVNINQIQPTYGQPQGTLGSGGSGVQQSGNVPSGGNINQIQPQGILGSGGTGVQQPGYASSGGNLNPIQPSYGQPQGTLGSGGSGVQQSGNVPSGGNINQIQPQGTLGSGGSGYQQPGYASSGGNLNQIQPSYGQPHGTLGTGGTSVQQPGYASSGGNLNPIQPSYGQPQGTLGSGGSGVQQSGNVPSGVNINQIQPSYGQPHGTLYSGGTGVQQPGYASSGGNLNPIQPSYGQPHGTLGSGGSGVQQSGNVPSGVNINQIQPTYGQPQGTLGSGGSGVQQSGNVPSGVNINQIQPSYGQPQGTLGSGGSGVQQSGIGPSGVNINQIQPTYGQPQGTLGSDVQQSGNVPSGVNINPIQPSYGQPQGTLGSGGSGVQQSGNVPSGVNINQMQPNYDQPQDTLGSGGTGVQQPGYNLPPGEPNRNRLSSVQSPLDGKRVPQSYPGSYGDNSFRGPSLKPESDIGNINPSLNPIIGGQFGTDISSGGSVTPIDTEGGDAQSMTNVDVDGQETRASASAQGKSKTGMSQTQVSGSYLGTGTFSAQAQTSDSDKGAQSQIVSNTNGTTSTAQGKGGRGQAQSQVLYNSDNGIALGEAQSSGINYGTNTQLQAGIKGGVADAQSTGPGSTSSQAQIGFLPQESNNSTNQKSLFKGSGATSAQAGSYSGQSQSQLFGSYKHGISYNGAAQASSGKKLQNLPKLNMADAKLKIGQLERSYNEVKNQTNALPNVQPIPNVLRSQNQVDNSNVDNQKQQNISSTQTPSILPQESSKNIDVYPEYEDNDEYDEDSDESVNTKSVQTKKETIPKQEQNIILKLDDKHDAQITRDSDSQLKSGQVLDAGQVIPGTNGTKIPNGFRGRVASVAGDHTEAKAIPGGQAQTQTVFLTPGVGSLTVVDKTKLRAQLNKESYVKPIKSFKTEINGGIGKFQPDEKNVQYFTKSSTCGYFSFSCNYVNGAKDGPKICKPNPPPFPCQRTNN from the exons aaaataattgcacataaaaatgaaatgacCAAAgaatgtgttttaaaattagtgGATGatcaaacaaacattttaaattttaaaaacaattatgaccAAAATATGGAATTAACAGAAGATGAa atggTTGAAATTATTGGTGAAAATTTAAGAAACTTTTGCAaagataaaatcattattttaaataacttcgACAATAATCGTTTTAGTAGATCAAAACGTTCAACAGAAAAGAAACGATATCAAGGTCAAACCCAAACTCAATTTGTTAGTTTTGGTTCAAAAAATTCTAATCAAGAAACAAAAAATGGATTGGCTGAAGCTTTGTCACAACCTGATTTATCAAGGGCAACAGTCA gtGGTTTGAATGGTATGGGACAAGCTCAAAGTCAGTCAAGCTTTGGGGAATGTGATGAATGCCCTGGACAGGATTATAGAACGCATTCCACACAAGTGGACAATTCTCATCTGGTACGTTTTCCATCTCTTCGACCTACAAATTCTGTTCCTCAAAATGAAAATTCAAGACCATATAGTATATCGAATACAAATAGGCAGGCACCAGGCTTACAAAATGAAGAAAATCAAAGAGAACATTCTATCAACGGTCAATACCCAGATACATATCCAGGTTCAGGAACAAACATTAAATTACCGGGTAATCAAGATCATGGATATGGTGTTAGGCCTTTAGTCGATGGTCAATATCGAGGATCAggaacaaacaataaattaccaggaAACCAATATCAAGGATATGGTATAACTCCGTCTATCGATGGTCAATATACAAGTTCGggaacaaacaataaattaccggGTAACCAAAATCAAGGATATGGTATCAATCCGTCTATCGTCGGTCAATATCCGGGATTAggaacaaacaataatttaccgGGAAATCGAGATAATGGATATGGAAACGAACCGTATTCTTATGGTCAATATCCAGATAAAAACCAAGGTTCGGattcaaaaaatacaacagAACTGGGTAATATAGACTCGGGACGTGTATATAGTTCTGCAAACGAACAGAATCCAAATTTAGCTAATACGAATTCACCTGAATTCAAAAAAAACGTAAACAATGATGCTGTTAACCCAAACACATATTCCATTAATTCTAGTCCATTTAATCCCAGTAGCTGGGAATATGCAAATAAAATCGATAGTAACAATCCTAATTTAGATCAGCAAATAAATCAGTCAGGCTTTCCCAATATTCCTTCTGGGTTAGGTCATGGAATATTGACTCCACATAACACACCTAATTCAGAATGGACGCGTCCTAGTTACAATCCACAAGTTCCAGTAACAACTTCAATAGGACATCAAAATAAACCAGCAAATTATCCACctatttttatacctaaccATCAACAACAAATGCCAAATGTTTTAGGTCAATTAACACCAAGTATGCCTATTTCAAGTGATGCGAACTCACAAAACGAGCAAAGGATTAAAAACGAAGCTGCTGGAACTATACACAATGGATATCCGTTGTCTTCAAATATACACGGAGGCCAAGATTATACCACACTAAATTTACCTTCGCTATGCAATTTCTTATACCAGACATGTCTTAATGCAATgtcgaataataaaaaactaaatgaaTTTCAAATAACTAATTCACAAAATAACGAAAGAATTCCTAACGAGGGAAAACAAGTTGGTATTACACAGGTACCTATAACCCAACAGCAAGGTTACCCTTTATACGGCGGAggaaataatcaaaatcaaatacaGCCTAGTTATGGTCTACCTCAAGATACATTAGGATCGGGCGTGCCTTATGTACAACATCCTGGATACACACCATCAGGTGTAAATTTAAATCCAATTCAAACTAGCTATGGCCAACCTCAAAGTACATTAGGCTCTGGAGGATCTGGTTATCAGCAACCTGGATACGCTTCGTCGGGtggaaatataaatcaaattcaacCTAGTTATGGCCAGTCTCAAGGTGCATTGGGAACAGGAGGTTCTGGTGTTCAGCAACCTGGATATATCCCATCAGGtggaaatataaatcaaattcaacCAAGTTATGGTCATAGTCAAGGCACATTAGGCTCTGGAGGGACTGGTTATCAGCAACCTGGATACGCTTCATCGGGTGGAAATATCAATTCAATTCAACCTAGTTATAGCCAGCCTCAGGGTACATTAGGCTCCGGAGGGTCTGGTTATCAGCAACCTGGATACGCTTCATCGGGtggaaatataaatcaatttcaaCCTAGTTTTGGCCAGCCGCATGGTACATTAGGCTCTGGAGGGTCTGGTTATCAGCAACCTGGATACGCTTCATCGGGtggaaatataaatcaaaatcaaattcaacCTAGTTATGGCCAGTCTCATGGTACATTAGGCTCTGGAGGGATTGGTTATCAGCAACCTGGATACGCTTCATCGGGTGGAAATCTAAATCCAATTCAACCTAGTTATGGCCAACCTCAAAGTACGTTAAGCTCTGGAGGGTCTGGTGTTCAGCAATCTGGAAATGTTCCATCAGGtggaaatataaatcaaattcaacCTCAAGGGACATTAGGCTCTGGGGGGACTGGTGTCCAGCAACCTGGATACGCTTCATCGGGtagaaatataaatcaaattcaacCTCAAGGGACATTAGGCTCCGGAGGGTCTGGTGTTCAGCAATCTGGAAATGTTCCATCTggtgtaaatataaatcaaattcaacCTAGTTATGGCCAGCCTCATGGTACTTTGTACTCTGGAGGGACTGGTGTCCAGCAACCTGGATACGCTTCATCGGGTGAAAATCTAAATCCAATTCAACCTAGTTATGGCCAACCTCATGGTACATTAGGCTCTGGAGGGTCTGGTGTTCAGCAATCTGGAAATGTTCCATCTggtgtaaatataaatcaaattcaacCTACGTATGGCCAACCTCAAGGTACGTTAGGCTCTGGAGGGTCTGGTGTTCAGCAATCTGGAAATGTTCCATCAG GtggaaatataaatcaaattcaacCTCAAGGGATATTAGGCTCTGGAGGTACTGGTGTCCAGCAACCTGGATACGCTTCATCGGGTGGAAATCTAAATCCAATTCAACCTAGTTATGGCCAACCTCAAGGTACGTTAGGCTCTGGAGGGTCTGGTGTTCAGCAATCTGGAAATGTTCCATCAGGtggaaatataaatcaaattcaacCTCAAGGGACATTAGGTTCCGGAGGGTCTGGTTATCAGCAACCTGGATACGCTTCATCGGGTGGAAATCTAAATCAAATTCAACCTAGTTATGGCCAGCCTCATGGTACATTAGGCACAGGAGGGACTAGTGTCCAGCAACCTGGATACGCTTCATCGGGCGGAAATCTAAATCCAATTCAACCTAGTTATGGCCAACCTCAAGGTACATTAGGCTCTGGAGGGTCTGGTGTTCAGCAATCTGGAAATGTTCCATCTggtgtaaatataaatcaaattcaacCTAGTTATGGCCAGCCTCATGGTACTTTGTACTCTGGAGGGACTGGTGTCCAGCAACCTGGATACGCTTCATCGGGTGGAAATCTAAATCCAATTCAACCTAGTTATGGCCAACCTCATGGTACATTAGGCTCTGGAGGGTCTGGTGTTCAGCAATCGGGAAATGTTCCATCTggtgtaaatataaatcaaattcaacCTACGTATGGCCAACCTCAAGGTACGTTAGGCTCTGGAGGGTCTGGTGTTCAGCAATCTGGAAATGTTCCATCTggtgtaaatataaatcaaattcaacCTAGTTATGGCCAACCTCAAGGTACGTTAGGCTCTGGAGGGTCTGGTGTTCAGCAATCTGGAATTGGTCCATCTggtgtaaatataaatcaaattcaacCTACGTATGGCCAACCTCAAGGTACGTTAGGCTCTGATGTTCAGCAATCTGGAAATGTTCCATCTGGTGTAAATATAAATCCAATTCAACCTAGTTATGGCCAACCTCAAGGTACGTTAGGCTCTGGAGGGTCTGGTGTTCAACAATCTGGAAATGTTCCATCTggtgtaaatataaatcaaatgcAACCTAATTATGATCAACCTCAAGATACATTAGGTTCTGGTGGGACTGGTGTCCAGCAACCTGGATATAATTTACCACCTGGAGAACCTAATCGAAATCGTCTTTCAAGTGTTCAATCACCTTTAGATGGAAAAAGAGTACCTCAAAGTTATCCTGGATCGTATGGTGATAACAGTTTTAGAGGTCCATCTCTTAAGCCAGAATCAGATATAGGAAATATTAATCCATCACTAAACCCAATAATCGGTGGTCAGTTTGGAACAGATATATCATCTGGAGGTTCTGTGACTCCTATTGACACTGAAGGAGGAGATGCACAATCAATGACTAATGTAGATGTTGATGGCCAAGAAACTAGAGCATCGGCTTCAGCTCAAGGAAAGTCCAAAACAGGTATGAGCCAGACTCAAGTATCTGGTTCATATTTAGGAACAGGAACTTTTTCTGCTCAAGCTCAAACAAGTGATAGCGATAAAGGAGCTCAAAGCCAAATTGTAAGTAATACAAATGGTACAACAAGTACAGCTCAAGGAAAAGGTGGAAGGGGACAAGCACAATCCCAAGTTCTTTATAATTCAGATAATGGCATTGCCTTAGGTGAAGCACAAAGCTCAGGAATTAATTATGGAACAAACACTCAATTGCAAGCTGGTATAAAAGGGGGAGTGGCAGATGCACAATCAACTGGCCCAGGAAGTACTTCCAGCCAGGCTCAAATAGGTTTCTTACCACAAGAGTCCAACAACAGCACTAATCAAAAGTCATTATTTAAAGGTAGCGGTGCAACTTCAGCTCAAGCTGGATCATATAGTGGTCAATCGCAAAGTCAACTGTTTGGGTCATATAAGCATGGTATTTCATACAACGGTGCTGCTCAAGCAAGCAGTGgtaaaaaacttcaaaacttaccaaaattaaatatggCTGATGCCAAGTTAAAAATTGGGCAACTTGAAAGATCTTATAatgaagttaaaaatcaaactaATGCACTCCCGAACGTACAGCCTATTCCAAATGTATTAAGATCTCAAAATCAAGTGGACAATTCCAATGTTGATAACCAAAAACAGCAAAATATATCTTCAACACAGACTCCATCTATTTTACCACAAGAATCGTCTAAAAATATCGATGTTTATCCTGAATACGAAGATAATGATGAGTATGATGAAGATAGTGATGAATctgtaaatacaaaatcagtacaaacaaaaaaagaaacaatccCAAAGCAagagcaaaatattattttaaaattagatgaCAAACATGATGCCCAAATTACTCGTGATTCTGATAGTCAGCTGAAATCTGGACAAGTATTAGATGCTGGTCAAGTTATACCAGGGACTAACGGAACTAAAATACCAAATGGATTTAGAGGGAGGGTAGCTTCAGTAGCTGGAGACCATACCGAAGCTAAAGCAATTCCGGGAGGTCAAGCTCAAACTCAAACTGTATTCTTAACACCCGGAGTAGGTAGTTTAACTGTGGtagacaaaacaaaattaagagCGCAGTTAAATAAAGAATCATATGTTAAGCcaattaaaagtttcaaaactGAAATTAATGGAGGAATAGGCAAATTTCAACCAGATGAAAAGAATGTTCAGTATTTTACTAAATCATCAACTTGTGGTTACTTTTCATTTTCGTGTAACTATGTAAATGGAGCAAAAGATGGGCCTAAAATATGTAAGCCAAATCCACCACCTTTCCCATGCCAGAgaactaataattaa